In Parus major isolate Abel chromosome 1, Parus_major1.1, whole genome shotgun sequence, the following proteins share a genomic window:
- the P2RY6 gene encoding P2Y purinoceptor 6 codes for MANLTAVSTGRNSCTYHEEFKQVLLPLVYSVVFLVGLPLNAVVIGQIWLARKALSRTTIYMLNLAVADLLYVCSLPLLIYNYTQKDYWPFGDFTCKFVRFQFYTNLHGSILFLTCISVQRYLGICHPLASWHKKKGKKLTWLVCAAVWFIVIAQCLPTFVFASTGTQRNRTVCYDLSAPDRSAAYFPYGITLTFTGFLLPFVAILACYCSMARILCQKDQRIGLAVHKRKDKAVRMVIIVVIVFSISFFPFHLTKTIYLIVRSSPGLPCPALQAFAIAYKCTRPFASMNSVLDPILFYFTQRKFRESTRYLLDKMSSKWRHDHCVTHGS; via the coding sequence ATGGCCAACCTGACAGCCGTGAGCACCGGCAGGAACTCGTGCACCTACCACGAGGAGTTCAAGCAGGTCCTGCTGCCCCTGGTGTACTCGGTGGTGTTCCTGGTGGGGCTGCCCTTGAACGCCGTGGTCATCGGGCAGATCTGGCTGGCGCGGAAGGCACTGAGCCGCACCACCATCTACATGCTCAACCTGGCCGTGGCTGACCTGCTCTACGTCTGCTCCCTGCCGCTCCTCATCTACAACTACACCCAGAAGGACTACTGGCCTTTCGGGGACTTCACCTGCAAATTCGTGCGCTTCCAGTTCTACACCAACCTGCACGGCAGCATCCTCTTCCTCACCTGCATCAGCGTCCAGCGCTACCTGGGCATCTGCCACCCCTTGGCCTCGTGGCACAAGAAGAAGGGCAAGAAGCTGACGTGGCTGGTGTGCGCGGCCGTGTGGTTCATCGTCATCGCCCAGTGCCTGCCCACCTTCGTCTTCGCCTCCACCGGCACGCAGAGGAACCGCACCGTCTGCTACGACCTGAGCGCGCCCGACCGCTCCGCCGCCTACTTCCCCTACGGCATCACCCTCACCTTCACCGGCTTCCTGCTGCCCTTCGTGGCCATCCTGGCCTGCTACTGCAGCATGGCGCGCATCCTGTGCCAGAAGGACCAGCGCATCGGCCTGGCCGTGCACAAGAGGAAGGACAAAGCCGTGCGCATGGTCATCATCGTGGTCATCGTCTTCTCCATCAGCTTCTTCCCCTTCCACCTCACCAAGACCATCTACCTGATCGTCCGCTCCTCGCCCGgcctgccctgcccggccctGCAGGCCTTCGCCATCGCCTACAAGTGCACGCGGCCCTTCGCCAGCATGAACAGCGTCCTCGACCCCATCCTCTTCTACTTCACCCAGCGCAAGTTCCGGGAGAGCACCCGCTACCTCCTCGACAAGATGAGCTCCAAGTGGCGGCACGACCACTGCGTCACCCACGGCTCCTAG